A region of the Epinephelus moara isolate mb chromosome 23, YSFRI_EMoa_1.0, whole genome shotgun sequence genome:
GGTGTGaacaggtagagacagacagacaggtgtgaacAAGTAGAGACAGGTGTGAACAGGTGGAGACAGGTGTGaacaggtagagacagacagacaggtgtgaacAAATAGAGACGGGTGTGAACAGGTAGAGACAGGTGTGAACAggtacagacagatggacaggtggagacaggtgTGAACACGTACAAACAGGTGTGAACAGGTAGAGACATGTGGTAAGATACAGACAGGTGTGAACAGGTAGAGACAGGTGTGAACAgttagagacagacaggtgtgaacAAGTAGAGAAGGGTGTGAACAGGtagagacagatggacaggtagagacagatGTGAACAGGTAGAGACAGGTATGAACAGGTAGAGACGGGTGTGAACAGGTAGAGACAGGTGTGAACAGGTAGAGACAGGTGTGAACAGGTAGAGACAAGTGTGAACAgttagagacagacagacaggtgtgaacaggcagagacagacagacaggtgtgaacAAGTAGAGACGGTTGTGAACAGGTAGAGACAGGTGTGaacaggtagagacagacagacaggtgtgaacaagtagagacagacagacaggtgtgaacAAGTAGAGATGGGTGTGAACAGGTAGAGACAGGTGTGAACAGGTAGAGACAGGTGTGaacaggtagagacagacagacaggtggcaGACAGGTGTGAACAGGTAGAGACAGGTGTGGTCAGGTACTCACGGGGCCTGGGTCCTGGTGGTGTACTCTCTGAACTCGCTGTCGTGGATGGTGAAATACGGACGAAAGTCGCAGCAGAACTTCAGAGGACTGATGGAGCTGAGGGAGGACACATGGTTACCATGGCAACGACACTGATTGGCTGTCAGGGGCTCTCTGACCTCACAGTTTACAAACATCATAATGTGGATCAATAAGAGTCATGTGACCTGGATTACTGATCAAAGCTCAGCTATTTGTGTTAAACTgataatcaataaatcaataaattggTCATGTCCTCAGTGTTTGATAAACACGTCCACAGTAAACATGTCCATTTATAAAGACAGGGAGTGTGAGGTGCTCAGAAGCGTCTGATCAGTCACCTGATGAGAGCCAGCACGGTTTCCGAGGAGACGGTGGGAGACGGCGCCATGACGACCACCGGCTCCCCGAGCAACATGAGCTCCCAGAGCATCTGCAGGTGGATCAGCACCGACTGGAAACACctgagaggtcaaaggtcacaccgaCAGAAAGGTTCGGCTGGAAGTGACTGATCGATGATCAATGATTATTGATCCTGATCATTAATCATTGAGTTTGGCTCTGagtttatatgtttatacacAGATAATAATATTCAATAATCAATAAACAGTATTAATAACAGAAGAGCAGACAGACTTAAAGAGGTCGAGCTCGTGGATGGTAGGCAGCAGGGTCGGAGCCGGCAGCAGGTTCTGAGGACACaaaattaaactttattgttcGGTAACAGTGAGCGTTGTTAATAAAGAGTCACTTCCTGTTCCTCACCTCTTTGGCTGTCTGTCTGATGGGACTTCCTcctggtttgtctgtttttgaagGAATCCGcacctgaaacaaacaaacaaacaaacagtacaaacaaacaaacaataaactaaACAACTTAACACCTAACCAGTAAAATCCAAACAaacatgttcattaaaaaataaaaaaattcacaggtagatgtttttttcacagtgtgaactttaaataaaaacacatcatcagTCAAACATACCTGTCGTAACAAGACTCACCTGTCCGATAGGTGGGAACACTAATGACCAggtaaatgtaaacaaacagctgtgaCGTCACTCTGAAGGTCGGACACATTCATAAACACTACCGTACCCATGATCCTCAGCTGGTGATGACAGGGATCTTTTCTGCTGAGGATTTACCTCACCTGTGAGACCATGCCCCTAAACTCACCTGTAAGATCTGTTTTAACATCACGCCTCTCACCCCACCTTTACTCACCCCACCTTTAAGACCACACCTCCAAAATCTTGGATAAGATCACACCCCCTGATCACCTTTACAACCACGCCCCCTCTAAGACCCCGCCCCTGCTCACTTGAAGGACCACGCCCATCACAGGCAGGTTGAGGGTCTGTCCAGGTACAGGTGAAGGCCACTGGTCGATCTCGTTACACACTATAAGAACAAGAGAAAGACGAGATGTCAGGTGTCATTTCAGCAGagtgatgtcatcattttaCCTCTACTGTGATTCATACATGGTTATGATGTAAGCATGACATCATCACCTGCTTCCAAACAGGGCTCCAACTTCTCAAAAAACTCAGGTGCGACGATCTGCAGCAGCTTGTGGAACAGGTGAGTGTATGGTAACCTGGATACCAACACCAGCGACTGAAACACAGAGTCACATGACATCACAGGTGTCAGTCAAATGTCACATCAGAGATATTGGGtaaaggagataccccaccgtaggcttatccaatgttaagaaaacggttactcttcctgtctcctaagtgggcgtggttagctctccctccaatcagagcctgttctccctcatccccccctccccaccaccgTGTTGAACAGAGGCTCNNNNNNNNNNNNNNNNNNNNNNNNNNNNNNNNNNNNNNNNNNNNNNNNNNNNNNNNNNNNNNNNNNNNNNNNNNNNNNNNNNNNNNNNNNNNNNNNNNNNNNNNNNNNNNNNNNNNNNNNNNNNNNNNNNNNNNNNNNNNNNNNNNNNNNNNNNNNNNNNNNNNNNNNNNNNNNNNNNNNNNNNNNNNNNNNNNNNNNNNNNNNNNNNNNNNNNNNNNNNNNNNNNNNNNNNNNNNNNNNNNNNNNNNNNNNNNNNNNNNNNNNNNNNNNNNNNNNNNNNNNNNNNNNNNNNNNNNNNNNNNNNNNNNNNNNNNNNNNNNNNNNNNNNNNNNNNNNNNNNNNNNNNNNNNNNNNNNNNNNNNNNNNNNNNNNNNNNNNNNNNNNNNNNNNNNNNNNNNNNNNNNNNNNNNNNNNNNNNNNNNNNNNNNNNNNNNNNNNNNNNNNNNNNNNNNNNNNNNNNNNNNNNNNNNNNNNNNNNNNNNNNNNNNNNNNNNNNNNNNggagagacaaggagagacaaggagagacaaagagagacaaggagagacaaggagagacaatgagacacaaagagagacaagaAGAGACAACGAGAGGAGACAGACTGTGAGACTCTGGACATCTTTGTAAATATCAATAAGTGTTATTATTTACATAGTGAGATAATCACAGTAACAATATCATAAACTGTAAACGATGGAACGtctgattaaaaacaataaatatttaatatataaatactAAACATTAAAGGTCGTCACACTCTGAGTCTGTTTTCTTCGTCTGAAAATGTCCAAAGTGTGTCCAAATAAAATTGACGTCACGTTGTGTCACGTTGTGTTGCGTTGTCACGTTGTATTGTGTCGCGTTGTGTCGCGTTGTGTCACGTTGTGTTGCGTTGTGTCATGTTGTATCGCGTTGTGTCAAGTTGTGTCGCGTTGTGTCACGTGGTGTTGTGTCACGTTGTGTTGTGTCACATTGTGTCGCGCTGTGTTGTGTCACGTTGTGTTGTGTCACGTTGTGTTGTGTCACATTGTGTTGTGTCATGTCACATTGTGTCACGTTGTGTTGTGTCACATTGTGTCACGTTGTGTTGTGTCACATTGTGTCACGTTGTGTCGTGTTGTGTCACATTGTGTCACGTTGTGTCGTGCTGTGTTGTGTCATGTTGTGTGGCGTTGTGTTGTGTCGCGTTGTGTCACATTGTGTCGCGTTGTGTTGTGTCACATTGTGTGACGTTGTGTTGTGTCACATTGTGTCACGTTGTGTCGTGTTGTGTCACATTGTGTCACGTTGTGTGGCGTTGTGTCACGTTGCGTGGCGTTGTGTCACGTTGTGTCGTGCTGTGTTGTGTCATGTTGTGTGGCGTTGTGTTGTGTTACGTTGTGTCACGTTGTGTTGTGTCGCGTTGTGTCACATTGTGTTGTGTCACGTTGTGTTGTGTCGCGTTGTGTCACGTTGTGTTGCGTTGTGTCATGTTGTGNNNNNNNNNNNNNNNNNNNNNNNNNNNNNNNNNNNNNNNNNNNNNNNNNNNNNNNNNNNNNNNNNNNNNNNNNNNNNNNNNNNNNNNNNNNNNNNNNNNNNNNNNNNNNNNNNNNNNNNNNNNNNNNNNNNNNNNNNNNNNNNNNNNNNNNNNNNNNNNNNNNNNNNNNNNNNNNNNNNNNGTGTCACATTGTGTCACgttgtgttgtgtcatattGTGTCACGTTGTGTTGTcacattgtgttgtgttgtgtcatattGTGTCACGTTGTGTTGTGTCACATTGTGTCACgttgtgttgtgtcatattGTGTCACGTTGTGTTGTcacattgtgttgtgttgtgtcatattGTGTCACGTTGTGTTGTGTCACATTGTGTCACgttgtgttgtgtcatattGTGTCACGTTGTGTTGTGTcacattgtgttgtgttgtgtcgtGTCACATTGTGTCACGTTGAGTTGTGTCACATTGTGTCACGTTGTGTTGTGTCACATTGTGTCACGTTGTGTCGTGTCACGTTGTGTCGTGTTGTGTCGTGTTGTGTCACGTTGTGTTGTGTCACATTGTGTCACGTTGTGTCGTGTTCGTTGTGTTGTGTCACATTGTGTCACGTTGTGTCGTGTTGTGTCACATTGTGTCACGTTGTGTGGCGTTGTGTCACGTTGTGTTGTGTCACGTTGTGTCGTGCTGTGTTGTGTCATGTTGTGTGGCGTTGTGTTGTGTTACGTTGTGTCACGTTGTGTTGTGTCGCGTTGTGTCACATTGTGTTGTGTCACGTTGTGTTGTGTCGCGTTGTGTCACGTTGTGTTGCGTCATTGTGTTGTGTCACGTTGTGTTGTGTCGCGTTGTGTCACGTTGTGTTGCGTTGTGTCATGTTGTCACGTTGTGTCGCtttgtgttgtgtcatgttGTGTCACGTTGTATCGCGTTGtgttgcattgtgttgtgtcatGTTGTGTCACGTTGTGTCGCGTTGTGTTGTGTCGCATTGTGTTGTTTCACATTGTGTTGTGTCACGTTGTGTCACGTGGTGTTGTGTCGCGTTGTGTCACATTGTGTTGTGTCACGTTGTGTTGTTTCACGTTGTGTTGTGTCACGTTGTGTCGTGTCACGTTGTGTTGtttcatgttgtgttgtgtcacgTTGTGTCGCGCTGTCGCGTTGTGTCGCATTGTGTCGCGTTGTGTCGTGTTGTGTCACGTTGTGTCGTGTCGCATTGTGTTGTTTCACATTGTGTTGTGTCACGTTGTGTCACGTGGTGTTGTGTCGCGTTGTGTCACATTGTGTTGTGTCACGTTGTGTTGTGTCGCATTGTGTCACGTTGTGCTGTCGCGTTGTGTCACGTTGTGTTGTGTCGCGTTGTGTCGCGTTGTGTTGTGTCGCGTTGTGTCGCGTTGTGTCACGTTGTGTTGTGTCGCATTGTGTCGCGTTGTGTCACGTTGTGTCACGTTGTGTTGTGTCACGTTGTGTTGTGTCACGTTGTGTCACGTTTGCATGCTGAGTCTGAAACTTTCATTCAACATTTCACAacaggtttcacttcctgttttcctgTCAGAGTCGCCAGAGACGTTTGAGTCAGTGAGGAAAACGTGGCGGTGGGACAGACAAGACAAGATGGAGGGACACAGAGTCATGTCATAATTAAGACAGCTACTGTCAAcaatgatgaagaggaggaggaggagacagagagggaggacagctccgccccttcatgaGGCTGTGAGggaagtgatgtcatcagacaggtacctccagtggagagaagcagaggaggaaacGTGTCAAACAAATAGAAGAATCAAAATCATCAGACTCGGCGTGAGAAATTTCTGTGTGACGAGTTTTTCAGGTGACGGATTAAAAAACGCGTCTGAAAAGAGCCGGTGTCAGCGAACCGAGGCGTTCCCATGACGACAGACACTGTAAGATCGGACAGTTTAATGAAGTGAATTCATCAAATATGTTCAGTAACTTTATGTCTGGCGTTAAAAACTGACCGATAACCAGCAGACGTGTCCCTGTCACGTGTTCCCTGTCACATGTTTCCTGTGGTCACACAGCGTCTCACCTGCAGCGTGACGGGAGCGTCTCTATTGTAAACGTCTTCTCGGAAGCTCACCACTCTGCGACCGACCGACTGACGTAACCTGAAGCTGAACTGAGTGTCCCCGAGGCATCCTGGGAAATAAACAACACCTGTGACCTCATGAACACGCCCACTCagtaacatcatcatcatcatcatcacacagcTGGTTTACCTGAGTACGAGTCGGGGAAGGACAGGTAACAGATGCTGGTTTTctgacataaacaaacaaacaaacaaacaaaccaacatcaTCAATAATCAATACGCCGATTATGAACCAGGTGCACATGAAGACAGACGTTACCTCCTTCTCTGTGAGCTTCACATCCTGAGGATACACCAGctgtaaacaacacaaacaaacaaacaaaccaaagtcCAGTCAGATGATCATTGAACGCAGCGCTGGTTTTATAACAACTCACATTCACAGATGTTGATCAGCTGACACATGATGTAACGTTAAGGATGACCTCAGCAGAGGATCAATACTGATACAATCAGTGTCTGCAGATCAATGAGGAACTAATCAGATCATTGAGGTCTGATCAGTTACTGATAATCATTTAAAACATGCAGCTGACGTCAGAGTCTTCAGGCTGTCAGCATGCAGAGAACACACTCAACCAAAGTCCATTCAAAATTCTGTTAATTTAAGACCTCTTTATATTTTGTCAAGTTTCAAACTTTTACTTCATATCGATTCAAATCCTGATGATGTAATGATAACGTCAGCTCACAGATCAACATGTGTGCACGAGTCATTTACCAAAACTTTGACTTTTAGGTTAATGACCCCCCCACCACCTTTAATTATCACCGTGGTCTGATCAGCGGCGGCAGGATGTGTTATCTTACATTTCTGACTGACAAGTAAATGTTTGGTTGATCAGATGTATGCCGAACTTCACAGCAGACCCTAATCGATTAATCGACATGTCAGTGATTGTTTACGAACAGCTGCGTTAGTCgggaaacacaacaacaacaaaaacttaGAATTTTTGACCGGGGTTTGGTGTGAGTGTGACCGACATCGTGGAACAGTGTCGGGCtccggtgtgtccaggtgaGTGACGCGTTCACGGACTACCTGTCCGGTCTTTTTGAGCCACATTTATAAATCTGCTCCCGGTGATGACCGGAGCTGAcgatgctaagctaacagcGGTCCGTACCTCGATGGCCTGTCCGAGCTCCAGGTCGAaggtaaccacacacacacactccagccaGGAGGAGAAGCGGGCCCACGGACACCGGCTGTCCCCGCGGTCCGCCTCCGACTGTCGGTCAAACGGGTTCATCACGACCTGCAACGAACATCCTCCGTTCCCCCATCACCGGGAACGGGTCAGCATCCACCGGAGCACCGGGCCGAGGAGGACTGTGGAGCCCCCTGCTGGAGGACCAGCGAAGAAGaacaacttcttcttcttctttttgttttacgGCGGTTGGCATCCAGCAATAGGTgcattctttttgttttacgGCGGTTGGCATCCAGCAATAGGTGCATTACCGCCCCCTTCTGCTCTGGAGTATGGACCAGACAATAGCCCCCCCCACAACACACATAAccccacacccacccacccccctccacacacacacacacacacacacatttagtcCTACCCTATATAGCTACACCATTCCTAACCTACCTTATACCTTATAAAAAAACCCTGTGTCCCTTAAAAACTTCACTACTACCCTGACTCGTGCTCTCTCACTCATTTCCATTACTCCTTTTAAATTAAACTCTTGGACCCCTAACTCCCTCAGACTGTTCCTCATCACCTCTCTCTGTGCCCCATATGCCCTACACCTCAAAAGTACATGATCCACtgactcctcctcttcctgacACCTCTCACACAGTCCTGTCTGATGCTTCCCTACCAGTTTAAGTGACTTATTAAGTGAACAGTGCCCTAGCCTTAACCTCATCATCACCACTTCCTCTCTCCTGTGCCCCATACCTGCCCTAGTGACCCTGATGCTGTTTTGTATGTGAAATAAATGCCTCCCTTTGCCCTCTCTGTTCCACCTCTCTTGCCACATTTGATTGCTTTTCCCCCAAATGACACTCTTAACCTCTGCCTTACTGATACTTACTTCCATTTCTATTCTTCCTTTCCTTAACGCCCTCTTCGCTAACTCATCTGCCCTCTCATTCCCTTTCACCCCTACATGTGCTGGTACCCACATAAATGTAACCAGACCCCCTCTATTCACTATTCTAGTAAGTGACTGCAAAACTCCATATAAAATGTCTTGACGGCTATTAGAATGAAATGATTTCAAGCTTGCTAAAACTGATAAAGAATCTGAGCAAATCAGTACCTTGGTGTGTCTAGCCTCTTCCACCCATCTTAACGCCACCAGCACTGCCAGCATCTCCACCNNNNNNNNNNNNNNNNNNNNNNNNNNNNNNNNNNNNNNNNNNNNNNNNNNNNNNNNNNNNNNNNNNNNNNNNNNNNNNNNNNNNNNNNNNNNNNNNNNNNNNNNNNNNNNNNNNNNNNNNNNNNNNNNNNNNNNNNNNNNNNNNNNNNNNNNNNNNNNNNNNNNNNNNNNNNNNNNNNNNNNNNNNNNNNNNNNNNNNNNNNNNNNNNNNNNNNNNNNNNNNNNNNNNNNNNNNNNNNNNNNNNNNNNNNNNNNNNNNNNNNNNNNNNNNNNNNNNNNNNNNNNNNNNNNNNNNNNNNNNNNNNNNNNNNNNNNNNNNNNNNNNNNCCCTGTGTCCCTTAAAAACTTCACTACTACCCTGACTCGTGCTCTCTCACTCATTTCCATTACTCCTTTTAAATTAAACTCTTGGACCCCTAACTCCCTCAGACTATTCCTCATCACCTCTCTCTGTGCCCCATATGTCCTACACCTCAAAAGTACATGATCCACtgactcctcctcttcctgacACCTCTCACACAGTCCTGTCCGATGCTTCCCTACCAGTTTAAGTGACTTATTAAGTGAACAGTGCCCTAGCCTTAACCTCATTATCACCACTCCCTCTCTCCTGTGCCCCATACCTGCCCTAGTGACCCTGATGCTGTTTTGTATGTGAAATAAATGCCTCCCTTTGCCCTCTCTGTTCCACCTCTCTTGCCACATTTGATTGNNNNNNNNNNNNNNNNNATGCTGTTTTGTATGTGAAATAAATGCCTCCCTTTGCCCTCTCTGTCCCACCTCTCTTGCCACATTTGATTGGTTTTCCCCCAAATGACACTCTTAACCTCCGCCTTACTGATACTTACTTCCATTTCTATTCTTCCTTTCCTTAACGCCCTCTTCGCTAACTCATCTGCCCTCTCATTCCCTTTCACCCCTACATGTGCTGGTACCCACATAAATGTAACCAGACCCCCTCTATTCACTATTCTAGTAAGTGACTGCAAAACTCCATATAAAATGTCTTGACGGCTATTAGAATGAAATGATTTCAAGCTTGCTAAAACTGATAAAGAATCTGAGCAAATCAGTACCTTGGTGTGTCTAGCCTCTTCCACCCATCTTAACGCCACCAGCACTGCCAGCATCTCCACCNNNNNNNNNNNNNNNNNNNNNNNNNNNNNNNNNNNNNNNNNNNNNNNNNNNNNNNNNNNNNNNNNNNNNNNNNNNNNNNNNNNNNNNNNNNNNNNNNNNNNNNNNNNNNNNNNNNNNNNNNNNNNNNNNNNNNNNNNNNNNNNNNNNNNNNNNNNNNNNNNNNNNNNNNNNNNNNNNNNNNNNNNNNNNNNNNNNNNNNNNNNNNNNNNNNNNNNNNNNNNNNNNNNNNNNNNNNNNNNNNNNNNNNNNNNNNNNNNNNNNNNNNNNNNNNNNNNNNNNNNNNNNNNNNNNNNNNNNNNNNNNNNNNNNNNNNNNNNNNNNNNNNNNNNNNNNNNNNNNNNNNNNNNNNNNNNNNNNNNNNNNNNNNNNNNNNNNNNNNNNNNNNNNNNNNNNNNNNNNNNNNNNNNNNNNNNNNNNNNNNNNNNNNNNNNNNNNNNNNNNNNNNNNNNNNNNNNNNNNNNNNNNNNNNNNNNNNNNNNNNNNNNNNNNNNNNNNNNNNNNNNNNNNNNNNNNNNNNNNNNNNNNNNNNNNNNNNNNNNNNNNNNNNNNNNNNNNNNNNNNNNNNNNNNNNNNNNNNNNNNNNNNNNNNNNNNNNNNNNNNNNNNNNNNNNNNNNNNNNNNNNNNNNNNNNNNNNNNNNNNNNNNNNNNNNNNNNNNNNNNNNNNNNNNNNNNNNNNNNNNNNNNNNNNNNNNNNNNNNNNNNNNNNNNNNNNNNNNNNNNNNNNNNNNNNNNNNNNNNNNNNNNNNNNNNNNNNNNNNNNNNNNNNNNNNNNNNNNNNNNNNNNNNNNNNNNNNNNNNNNNNNNNNNNNNNNNNNNNNNNNNNNNNNNNNNNNNNNNNNNNNNNNNNNNNNNNNNNNNNNNNNNNNNNNNNNNNNNNNNNNNNNNNNNNNNNNNNNNNNNNNNNNNNNNNNNNNNNNNNNNNNNNNNNNNNNNNNNNNNNNNNNNNNNNNNNNNNNNNNNNNNNNNNNNNNNNNNNNNNNNNNNNNNNNNNNNNNNNNNNNNNNNNNNNNNNNNNNNNNNNNNNNNNNNNNNNNNNNNNNNNNNNNNNNNNNNNNNNNNNNNNNNNNNNNNNNNNNNNNNNNNNNNNNNNNNNNNNNNNNNNNNNNNNNNNNNNNNNNNNNNNNNNNNNNNNNNNNNNNNNNNNNNNNNNNNNNNNNNNNNNNNNNNNNNNNNNNNNNNNNNNNNNNNNNNNNGTGAGAATCACTGTGTCCCTGCAAATGTGCCCAGTAATTCACCATCAGCTGCTTCCTTCTCAGCCCCAGTGGCATCTCTCCCATCTCTACCTGTAGAGCAGGTACTGGCGTTGTTTTAAAAGCCTCACTGCACACTCTCAATGCCTGTGCCTGAACCACATCCAACTTCTTAAGATGAGACCTGGCAGCTGATCCATAAGCAATACTGCCATATTCAAACACCGATCTTATCAGAGCCACATATATTCTTTTTAGTGCTGAGCAACTAGCTCCCCATTCCCTACCTGTCAGACATCTCAATacatttatcactttttttacatttttcttctaTTCTGCCAATATGACCTGCCCATGTTAACCGTGAGTCAAATACTACTCCCAAAAATTTAAATGTTCCAACTCTTTCTAAGTCATTCACATACATCCTTAGTTTCATTCCTTCCtctatttttttcctgctgAAAAAAACTGTCTGGGTTTTCTCCACTGAGAACCGACACCCCCAGTCCCAACCCCACtctaccctaaccctaacccgtAGGCTTTTTCGATGTCAAAGAACACTGCAACTACTGACTCTTTATTTGCCTGTGCCTTTCTTATCTCAGTTTCTAACCTAATCACTGCATCCATTGTATTTCTTCCTTTTCTAAAACCACTTTGAAAACTTGCCAGCAGTTCTCTCTTCTCAAGATCATACTATAACCTCTCTGTTATCATCCTTTCCATTATTTTGCACAGATTTGATGTTAGCGCTATTGGTCTATAGCTAGTGGGTTGTGAAGGATCCTTACCAGGTTTTCTTATAGGAATCACTACTGCCTCTTTCCATGCACTTGGTAACCTTCCCTCTTTCCATACATTGTTATGAAGTTGCAGCAATTTTAATAATGCTCCTTCCCCTATGTGTTTTAGCATCACATAACATATCATATCTTTCCCAGGAGATgttggttttgatttatttatggcCCTCGTCAATTCTGCCAATGTAAATGGTTCATCAATTGCTTCACCTGTTTCTTCCCTCCTGTCTAACACACCTGGATACTGAATCATTGTTCTCtcacttctcct
Encoded here:
- the dennd6b gene encoding LOW QUALITY PROTEIN: protein DENND6B (The sequence of the model RefSeq protein was modified relative to this genomic sequence to represent the inferred CDS: substituted 1 base at 1 genomic stop codon) encodes the protein MNPFDRQSEADRGDSRCPWARFSSWLECVCVVTFDLELGQAIELVYPQDVKLTEKEKTSICYLSFPDSYSGCLGDTQFSFRLRQSVGRRVVSFREDVYNRDAPVTLQVRRCVTTGNMXQGTRDRDTSAGYRSSLVLVSRLPYTHLFHKLLQIVAPEFFEKLEPCLEAVCNEIDQWPSPVPGQTLNLPVMGVVLQVRIPSKTDKPGGSPIRQTAKENLLPAPTLLPTIHELDLFKCFQSVLIHLQMLWELMLLGEPVVVMAPSPTVSSETVLALISSISPLKFCCDFRPYFTIHDSEFREYTTRTQAPPNVVLGVTNPFFIKTFQNWPHVVRLGEIKMAGDLPKQVKVKKLSKLKTLDTKPGIYTAFKTFLHKDKILIKRLLKGIQRRRPSEVQSAILRRHLLELTQSFIIPLERYMASLMPLQRSVTPWKTPPQIRPFSQDEFMSTLDHTGPQLTSMLKGDWMGLYRKFFRSPNFDGWYRHRHKEMTQKLESLHLEVICDADLMSWTKDKSEVEIVDLILKLREKLIKARRQQLQLRDGVLQKLDDFINNVISQLPDDLQTVLSTH